One genomic window of Fusarium verticillioides 7600 chromosome 2, whole genome shotgun sequence includes the following:
- a CDS encoding ubiquitin-activating enzyme E1: MAEQKQPEVDLATRMQVDESVVGHNEIDESLYSRQLYVLGHEAMKRMGASNVLIVGLKGLGVEIAKNIALAGVKSLTLYDPAPVQIADLSSQFFLTPSDVGKPRDEVTVPRVAELNAYTPVKLHQSPGLDGELSQFDKYQVVVLTSAPIHQQKAIGDYCHSKGIYVVIADTYGLFGSVFCDFGEKFTCIDPTGETPLNGIVAGIDEEGLVSALDETRHGLEDGDYVTFSEVEGMEALNGAEPRRITVKGPYTFSIGDVSGLGQYKRGGMYQQVKMPKIINFKDFTTALKEPEFLISDFAKFDRPQQLHLGFQALHAFQLTHKRLPNPMDDDDAIVVLGAAKKFAEQEGLDIELDEKLLKELSYQAQGDLNPMAAYFGGIVAQEVLKAVSGKFQPINQWMYFDSLESLPTSTKRSAELCKPIGSRYDGQIAVFGTEFQDKIANLKQFLVGAGAIGCEMLKNWAMIGLGTGPEGKIWVTDMDSIERSNLNRQFLFRADDVGQMKSDRAALAVQRMNPDLEGHMVTLKERVSPETENVFNEDFWRNLDGVTNALDNVEARTYVDRRCVFFQKPLLESGTLGTKGNTQVVLPHLTESYSSSQDPPEKEFPMCTIRSFPNKIDHTIAWAKEYMFEKLFVKAPQTVNLYLTQPQFIENSLKQGGNQKETLETIRNYLTTERPRTFEDCIAWARQLFETEFSNKIQQLLYNFPKDSETSSGTPFWSGPKRAPDALKFDPNNPSHFGFIVAAANLHAFNYNIKSPGTDKSIYLRELDNVIVPDFTPSSNVKIQADDKEPVEPESSNFDDNDEIEKLTTSLPSPSSLSGFQLVPVDFEKDDDSNHHIDFITACSNLRAENYKIEPADRHKTKFIAGKIIPAIATTTALVTGLVVLELYKIIDGKDDLEQYKNGFINLALPFFGFSEPIASPKVEYQGPDGKVTLDKIWDRFEIDDITLKELLDTFKAKGLTISMLSSGVSLLYASFFPPSK; encoded by the exons ATGGCC GAACAAAAGCAACCAGAGGTCGACCTTGCGACCCGAATGCAGGTCGATGAGTCTGTTGTTGGACATAACGAGATCGACGAGTCCCTCTACAGCCGACAACTTTATGTGCTGGGCCACGAAGCCATGAAGCGCATGGGTGCTTCGAATGTGCTCATCGTCGGTCTAAAGGGTCTCGGCGTGGAAATTGCCAAGAACATTGCTCTGGCTGGTGTCAAGAGCCTCACCCTCTACGATCCTGCTCCAGTCCAGATTGCGGATCTCTCGTCCCAGTTCTTCCTCACACCCAGTGACGTCGGAAAGCCCAGAGATGAGGTCACTGTGCCTCGTGTCGCCGAGCTCAACGCCTATACCCCCGTGAAGCTCCACCAGTCACctggccttgatggtgaaCTTTCGCAGTTCGACAAGTACCAAGTTGTTGTTTTGACCAGTGCACCTATCCACCAACAAAAGGCTATCGGCGACTACTGCCACAGCAAGGGCATTTACGTCGTTATTGCCGACACATACGGTCTTTTCGGCTCCGTTTTCTGTGACTTTGGCGAGAAGTTCACTTGCATCGATCCTACTGGCGAGACTCCTCTCAACGGCATCGTGGCAGGTATTGACGAGGAGGGCTTGGTGTCTGCACTTGACGAAACTCGACATGGATTGGAGGATGGCGATTATGTGACATTCTCCGAGGTGGAAGGAATGGAGGCACTGAACGGAGCCGAGCCCCGAAGGATCACGGTTAAGGGCCCATATACCTTTTCAATCGGCGACGTCTCTGGACTCGGTCAATACAAGCGAGGTGGCATGTACCAACAGGTCAAGATGCCCAAGAttatcaacttcaaggacTTCACCACTGCGCTCAAGGAGCCCGAGTTTCTTATCTCGGATTTTGCCAAGTTCGACCGACCTCAGCAGCTGCACCTCGGTTTCCAGGCGCTCCATGCTTTCCAACTTACTCACAAGCGACTTCCCAACCCcatggacgatgatgacgctattgttgttcttggtgccGCCAAGAAGTTTGCCGAGCAGGAGGGTCTTGACATtgagctggatgagaagcttctgaaggaGCTGAGCTACCAAGCCCAGGGTGATCTTAACCCCATGGCTGCCTACTTTGGTGGTATTGTGGCACAGGAGGTTCTCAAGGCTGTTTCTGGCAAGTTCCAGCCCATCAATCAGTGGATGTACTTCGATTCTCTCGAATCCCTGCCAACATCTACCAAGCGATCTGCCGAGCTCTGCAAACCTATCGGTAGCCGATATGATGGACAAATTGCTGTATTCGGTACCGAGTTCCAGGACAAGATCGCCAACCTGAAGCAGTTCCTCGTCGGTGCTGGCGCCATTGGTTgtgagatgctcaagaacTGGGCCATGATTGGTCTCGGAACAGGACCCGAGGGCAAGATCTGGGTGACTGACATGGACTCGATCGAGAGGAGTAACCTGAACCGTCAATTTTTGTTCCgcgccgatgatgttggtcagATGAAGAGTGACcgtgctgctcttgctgttCAACGAATGAACCCTGACCTCGAAGGCCACATGGTAACACTCAAGGAACGCGTTAGCCCCGAGACCGAGAATGTTTTCAACGAGGACTTCTGGCGAAACCTTGATGGTGTCACCAACGCTCTCGACAACGTTGAGGCTCGAACATACGTCGACCGCCGATGCGTtttcttccagaagccacTCCTCGAGAGCGGTACTCTTGGAACCAAGGGCAACACGCAGGTCGTGCTGCCTCATCTCACCGAGTCTTATTCATCCTCCCAGGACCCTCCCGAGAAGGAGTTCCCTATGTGCACAATCCGAAGTTTCcccaacaagatcgatcacACTATTGCTTGGGCTAAGGAATAcatgtttgagaagcttttTGTCAAGGCTCCTCAAACCGTCAATCTATACTTGACCCAGCCTCAGTTCATTGAGAATTCTTTGAAGCAGGGTGGCAACCAGAAGGAGACTCTTGAGACGATTAGGAACTATCTCACGACCGAAAGGCCACGAACCTTTGAGGACTGTATTGCCTGGGCTCGTCAGTTGTTCGAGACTGAATTTTCTAACAAGATCCAGCAGCTCTTGTATAACTTTCCCAAGGATTCTGAGACCTCGTCTGGCACTCCTTTCTGGTCCGGACCTAAGCGAGCTCCCGACGCGCTCAAGTTCGACCCCAACAACCCTTCTCACTTCGGGTTCATTGTTGCGGCAGCGAACCTCCATGCTTTCAACTACAACATCAAGTCTCCTGGAACCGACAAGTCCATCTATCTGCGGGAATTGGATAATGTCATCGTTCCCGACTTTACCCCTAGTTCCAATGTGAAGATCCAGGCCGACGATAAGGAGCCTGTG GAGCCCGAGTCAAGCAACTTCGATGACAAtgacgagattgagaagctgacCACCAGCCTCCCGTCGCCCAGCTCTTTGTCTGGATTCCAGTTGGTCCCTGTTGACTTCGAGAAGGACGATGACTCGAATCATCACATCGACTTCATCACTGCTTGCAGCAACCTCCGAGCAGAGAACTACAAGATTGAGCCTGCTGATAGACACAAGACCAAGTTCATCGCTGGCAAGATCATTCCCGCCATCGCCACGACCACGGCTTTGGTCACCGGCCTGGTGGTGCTTGAGCTGTACAAGATCATTGACGGCAAGGATGATCTAGAGCAGTACAAGAACGGTTTTATCAACCTGGCTCTGCCtttctttggcttcagcgaGCCCATTGCTAGCCCCAAGGTGGAATACCAAGGCCCTGACGGCAAGGTTACGTTGGATAAGATTTGGGATCgttttgagattgatgacaTCACTTTGAAGGAGCTATTGGATaccttcaaagccaagggttTGACCATCAGCATGCTGAGCTCAGGGGTCAGCCTTCTCTAcgcttctttcttcccccCTTCGAAGTGA
- a CDS encoding FK506-binding protein 1, with translation MGVQKTIISEGSGPSPQVGQKVTIQYTGWIKDESKPDNKGDQFDSSVGRGAFVVNIGVGQVIKGWDEGVTQMKVGEKALLDITPDYGYGARGFPGAIPPNATLLFEVELQKIN, from the exons ATGGGTGTTCAGAAGACCATCATCTCCGAGGGCAGCGGCCCCTCTCCCCAGGTCGGCCAAAAGGTCACCATCCAATACACCGGCTGGATCAAGGACGAGTCCAAGCCTGACAACAAGGGCGACCA GTTCGACAGCTCCGTCGGCCGTGGTGCCTTCGTCGTGAATATTGGTGTTGGCCAGGTCATCAAGG GCTGGGATGAGGGTGTTACCCAGATGAAGGTCGGCGAGAAGGCCCTTCTCGACATCACTCC TGACTACGGCTATGGTGCCCG TGGCTTCCCCGGTGCCATCCCTCCCAACGCCACTCTCCTCTT CGAGGTTgagctccagaagatcaactAA